Within the candidate division KSB1 bacterium genome, the region GATGTTTTGCAAATTGGGATCGCTGGAGGACAGCCGGCCGGTGGCCGCCACGGTTTGATTGAAACTGGTGTGCAGCCGGCCGGTGGCGGGATTCACGAGTTGCGGCAGGCTGTCGACATAGGTGGATTTGAGCTTGGCCAGCTCGCGATACTCGATGATCTTGCGCGGCAGCTCATGATATTGGGAGAGTTCCTCCAGCACCTCGGCATCGGTGGAGTAGCCGGTTTTGGTGCGGCGTTTGCGCGGCAGCTTCAAGCGCTCAAACAGAATCCGGCCGAGTTGCTGCGGCGAGTTGAGGTTGAATGGCTCGCCGGCGGCCGCATAGATCTCCGCCATCAAGGCGGCCAGCATGCCTTCCAGCTCGCGTGACATGCCGGCGAGATACTCGACATCCAGCCCGACGCCGTGCCATTCCATGGTCAGCAGGACTTCGACCAGCGGCATCTCGATCCGGTCGAACAGATCATGCAGACCCGCGGCGCGCAGCTTCTTCTCAAAAAGATGGTACAAGCGCAGGGTGAAGTCCGCATCCTCCCCGGCATATTTCGCCACCTCCGCCACCGGCACTGCGCGCATGCTCTTCTGCTTTTTGCCGGAGCCGATCAGCGCCTGGGTCGGAATCTTGCGGTAGTTGAAATGCTCCAGGCACAGGGCATCGAGGTTGTGCTGGCGCTGCGCCGGATTGAGCACGTAACTCGCCACCATGGTGTCGTGCACCACGCCCCGCACCGTGACCCCGTAGCGCTTCATCACGAGCAGATCATATTTGGTATTTTGCCCGCATTTGGGGTGGCGGGCGTCCTCCAGCAGCGGCCCGAGCACACGTTTCAGCGAAAACTGGCAGCGGCCATCCGGCTCCTGCAGGAAAAAATCATCCAAACGGCCTGTGGGGGAGGGCGCCACCGGCACGTACCAGCCTTCGCCCTCCCGCCAGGAGAAACTGAGACCGACCAGCTCGGCGCGCAGCGGATCGGCGGCCGTGGTTTCGGTGTCGAAGGCAAAAATCGCCGCCTGCTCGAGTTGCCCGACCAGGCGCTGCACTGCGGCAGGTGTATCGACGAGGTGATAGGTTGTCACCGTGGGCGCGGCGGATTCGACAAAGCGCGGGATCAGACTGTGGAATTCCAGCGCACGGCACAACGCCGCCGCCCGTGCGGCATCCACGCCGCGGTAACGGAGATCCTCCAGGGTCAACGACAACGGCACCTGCGTCTCGATGGTCACCAGCCGCCGGGAGAGGCGCGCCTGCTCTGCATGCACACGCAGATTTTCGCGAATGTGCGGCCGCTTCACCTGGTCGGTGTGTGCGAGCAGGTTTTCCAGCGTGCCGAACTGATCGAGCAATTCCAGCGCCGTCTTCTCACCGACTTTCGGCACACCCGGCACATTGTCGGAATTGTCCCCCACCAGCGCGAGATAGTCGATCATTTGTTCGGGCGCCACACCGAATTTTTCCCGCACGCCTGCGCGGTCGAGAATATGCGCTTCGTTGTTGCGGCCGGTATAGTAGATGAAGATGTGATCATCGACAAGCTGCATGAGATCCTTGTCGCCGGTGCACAAAAACACCTGCACGCCGGCCTGCGCCATCTGGCGGGCAAGGGTGCCCATGACATCATCGGCTTCGAAACCCGGCAGCTCGACCAAATTTGCCCCCAGCGCCTCGCTGAACGCGCGAATGTGGGGAATCTGGCCGGACAATTCCGCCGGCATGCGCTGGCGCGTGGCTTTGTATGCGGGAAAGGCCTGGTGACGAAAGGTCGGTTCGGGTGTGTCAAACACCACCGCCAGATACTCCGGCTTCTGCTCGTCCAGCAGTTGCAGCAGGGTGCGCACGAAACCGAAGACTGCACTGGTGGGCTCGCCGCGGGAATTGGTGAGCGGATTCTTGATGAAGGCAAAATGCGAGCGGTAGGCCAGGGCGTGGCCGTCGATCAAAAAGAGCCGGCCAGAGCCTGGCGGTTTGGAGGAGCTGGTCATAACGGCGAATGTAGAGCAAAATCCCTGAAAAGTCAACCTGCAATCCCCGTCGGGCGGTAATGCCTTCGTGAAATTCCGGAGCGTAGCGCCGGCCCCTTGTCTGCAGGCAGGGCAGCCCACTGGCACTCACTTTTTCACCTGAATGATTCCTGAAGTGCGAAGCCGCGCGGCACACGAAGTTCAAAAGAATCCGGTTTTGTTTGGTCGGGACAGCGACCGGCCGGCAAATCGAGTTGGATAATCGCTTCTATTGCACCTGAATTTTGCATGCGGGGTTGCGGTTGCATGGGGGAAATGACGTGTTCACAAAACGCCGCCAGTTATTCCGTTCGAAGTCAGGCAAAACCTTTTTCGGATGTGCAGCAGCACTGAGTGCGAAATTCACCCGTTTGCCGAAGGCGTCAGGGCTTCTCTCCCACGAAAATGGCCTGCCACGAAATGGCTTTTTCCGTGGGATTTCTGTTTTCGTGGGCGGATGGTTTGTGTTTGATTCTGATACCGAGGGTTGCATCGCGGTTGTGCTGCCGGAATTTTGCATGCGGGCTTGCTCTTGTCCGGAGGAAGTGGCGCGTGTGAAGTGCACCCCTGCCGGAGTGGACCGCACGTTTGCCGGCAAAATTTTTTATGCCCCACCGCTTGGGTGGTTGGGCGTCGCGATCAAATCGGCGTTTCGCGCGGAGGGAGCAATCCGGGTGCAAGATTCCGGTTGCAGGAGACTGTTCTTCGCAGACTCGGCGCCTCGCGGTGAAAACAGGTGTTTTGCCTCTCCATAAATCGGCCGCATGAAGCGGGGGAGACCTGCGCTGCTTTATCAACAACCGGGGCGTTACCAACGACCGGACATTTCGTTTGACTCTCAAGTGTGAAAGCTGTATCGTTCCCCCGACCTCAAATCGGAGATTGACCCATGAGCAACGGCATGCCACAGCAAATCAACATCGAGCTCGGTGAAAAGGAAGCCGAAGGCATTTATTCGAATCTTGCGATTATCAATCACACCGCAGCAGAGTTCGTGATCGATTTTGTGCGTTACTTTCCGGGCACGCCCAAGGCGCGGGTGCAGACGCGCATCATTATGACCCCGCAGCACGCCAAATCTTTCGTGCGCGCGCTGCAGGAGAACCTCGAGAAATATGAGAGCGCCTTTGGTGAAATCAAATTGTTCGGCGATCAGAAATCCAGGGATTTCGGCTTCAAACCGCCGGTGGAAGCCGGCGAAGCCGCCGGATGAACCGGCTGTCAATCAACTGATATTTGTCCCACCCTTCTTCAATCCGAGGAGAGCAGTCCATGAAGCCATCCCTCAAACTGGCACGCGCCGGCCTGGTGTTCGCGCTGGCACTGGCGCTTGCCATGTGCAGCAAAAAGGAAGAACCCCAAAGCGAAGCCGGCATGAGTGCCGGCCAGCCGGCCGCCGAAACCATGGCGGAGGGCGACCGCGGCACGGCCAGCGCCCGTTTCGGCGCGCTGCAGGTCAGCATCGACTACGGCCGGCCGCAATTGAAAGGCCGCGACATGCTGGCGCAGGCCACCGACGGCATGGTTTGGCGCATGGGCATGAACGAGGCCACGGAAATCACCACCGACGCCGACCTGCATTTTGGCGAAACTGTGGTGCCGCGCGGCCGCTATTCTCTGTGGATGAAAAAGGTGAGGGACGGGCAATGGGAGTTGATTTTCAACAAGAAAACCGGCATCTGGGGGCATGAGTATCCGGCTGGCGAAGAACTGGCCATGATTCCCATGACCATGTCGACCAATCCCGATTCGGTGGAGCGCTTCACCATCGCCGTGCTCGCCCACAATGACACCGACGGCACCCTCAAGGCCATGTGGGGCCCGAGCGTCCTGTCGGTGGATTTCACCGCGAGCGTGCCCGCCGCGCCATAAAGCCGTCGCCCGTCTGCCGGCGGGCGGAGGAGGAATTTCGTTTCTCCCGAAATGCCAATCCCACAGAAGAAGCGGTGGCGCTTCCCTGTGGGATTTTTGTTTGCGGCGGGGGTTACTCCCACGGCGTGGTGAAGCGCGTCATGGTGTGAAACTCGTTGAAGCGCCGGATGATTTCCTCCTGGCTGAGGTTGCGGATGCGCCGCAGGCTGAAATCCTCGACCACGAAGCTGGCGAAGGTGCTGCCGTAGATCACCGCCTGGCGCAGCGTGGGTTCCTCGATGGTGCCCGCCTGCGCCAGATAGCCCATGAAACCACCGGCAAAGGTGTCGCCCGCACCGGTGGGGTCGAAGACATTCTCCAACGGATAGGCCGGCGCCCAGAAGTATTGGCCGCGCGAAATCATGAGCGCGCCGTGTTCGCCCTTTTTGATGATGATGGTTTTGGGGCCGAGGTCGTGAATGTAGCGCGCGGCTTTGACGAGATTGGCTTCGCGCGCGAGCTGCCGTGCCTCCGAGTCATTGACCAGCAGGACATCGACGTGGCGCAGGACTTTGCAAAGCTCCTCCGGGGTGCGCTCGATCCAGTAGTTCATGGTGTCGAGCGACACCAGCCGCGGCGGCGTGGTCAACTGGTGCAACACCTCGAGCTGCAACGACGGGCCGATGTTGCCGAGAAACACAAAGGGGGTGTCGCGATATTGCGGCGGCAGGGTGGGGCGAAACGATTCGAACACATTCAAATGTGTGAACAGCGTGTCGCGCATGTTCAAATCGTGATGATACCGGCCGCCCCAGCTAAAACTCCTGCCGGGTTTGATCTCCAGGCCGCTGAGATCGATGCCGCGCTGCCGGAAATAATCGATCTCTGCCTGGGGAAAGTCCTCCCCCACCACGCCCACCAGCCGCACCGTGGTGAAATAGCTCGCCGCCACCCCGCAATAAATTGCCGTCCCCCCGATGACGTTGTCGGCCTTGCCAAACGGGGTCTCCACCGTATCCAGCCCAAGGGAACCCACGACCAGGAGACTCATGCGCAATACCCTTTCTGCGAGTAACGAAAACAGCCCTGCCGCCCGCAAGCCGTCACAGCACCCGGCTCGCGCATCGCGGCGGCCGCCATTTGCCACCGGCCATCATGGCTGGTGCGGGCAGCCGTTGGCGCCCGGCGTTACATGCGCTCGGGCGCATTCACATTGAGCAAACGCAGTGCGTTTGCCAGTACAATACGCACACCCTCCACCAACTGCAGGCGGGCGCGGGTGAGATCAGCCTCGGTGCCCACCACGCGATGGTTTTGATAGAAATGGTGAAAGGTCGCGGCCAGCTCCTGCAGGAAAGTGGTCACGCGGTGCGGCTCCAGAAAGCGCGCGGCTTTGGAAACGGTTTCGGGAAACTCGGAGAGTTTGCGCAGCACCGCGATTTCCTCGGGTTCGCGCAGCCGGCTCAGGTCGCCATCGCTGCGCAGGGGATGGCCCTGTTCCGCGGCATACGCCAGGATGTTGCACACGCGCGCGTGGGCATACTGCACATAGTAAACCGGATTCTCGTCACTTTGCTTTTTGGCGAGATCGAGATCGAAATCCATCGGCGAATCGAGCGTGCGCATCAGGAAGAAAAAGCGGGCGGCATCGACGCCGACTTCGTCGATCAGTTCGCGCATTTCGATGAGGTTGCCGCTGCGCTTGGACATCTTCACCAGTTCGCCGCCACGCAGCAAATTCACCTGCTGAATGATGCGCACCTCGAAGCTGCCGGCCGGATAGCCGAGCGCGACCAGCGCCGCCTTCATGCGCGCCACGTGCCCGTGATGGTCCGGCCCCCAAAGATCGTACAATTGGTTGAAATCCCGCCGGAATTTGTCCATGTGATAGGCGATGTCGCCGAGAAAATAGGTGGGCTCGCCGTCTTTCTTGACCAGCACGCGATCCTGCTCGTCACCGAATTGTGAGGAGCGGAACCAGAGCGCACCGTCCTTCTCGTAACTCGCCCCGCGCTCATGCAGCAGGCGCAGCACCTCCTCCTCGCGCCGGCTTGCCAGCAGGCTTTGCTCGCTGAACCAGACGTCGTAGTGGACACGGAACTCCGCCAGGGTCCGGCGTTGCGCGGCGATGATGCGCGCCAGGCCGAGCGTGGTGAATTCCCGGCTGCGCTCCTCCAGCGACAGCGGCACGAAACGGTCACCGAATTCCTCGCGGAGCTGCACCGCCAAATCCCGCACATACTCGCCGTGGTAGCCATCCTCCGGGAAAGGCTCGTCGATTCCGAAGAGATTCATGTAGCGCGAGCTGATCGAATAGCCGAGCGCCTTCACGCGCTGGCCGGCATCGTTGATGTAGTACTCGCGCACCACTTCCGCGCCCACCGCCTGCAGCAGATTGGCCAGCACGTCGCCGATGGAGGCGGCGCGGGCATTGACCACGTTCAACGGGCCGGTGGGATTGGCGCTGACGAATTCCAGGTTGACTTTTTTGCCGGCTGCCCAGGTGCTCCGGCCGAACGCTTCGCGCTGCTGCAAAACCGCCGCCAGCACGTGCTGCCAATAGCCGGGAGTGAAATGAAAATTGAGAAAGCCCGGGCCAGCGACGGTGACCCGGCCGATGATTTTTGGATCAAAAACCAGGGCGGCCTGCAGCTCCTGGGCCAGCGCTCTGGGCGGCTTCTTCAGGATCTTGGCGAGATTCATCGCCACAGGCGTGGCAAAATCGCCAAAGCCCTCCTGGCGCGGCCGGTTGATGACAATCGCCGTTGCCGGCCAGCCCAGCCGTGCGAGCGCCGCGGCGATGATCTCTTCGAGATAATTTTCCGCGTTGCGGTTCATGGC harbors:
- the polA gene encoding DNA polymerase I, which encodes MTSSSKPPGSGRLFLIDGHALAYRSHFAFIKNPLTNSRGEPTSAVFGFVRTLLQLLDEQKPEYLAVVFDTPEPTFRHQAFPAYKATRQRMPAELSGQIPHIRAFSEALGANLVELPGFEADDVMGTLARQMAQAGVQVFLCTGDKDLMQLVDDHIFIYYTGRNNEAHILDRAGVREKFGVAPEQMIDYLALVGDNSDNVPGVPKVGEKTALELLDQFGTLENLLAHTDQVKRPHIRENLRVHAEQARLSRRLVTIETQVPLSLTLEDLRYRGVDAARAAALCRALEFHSLIPRFVESAAPTVTTYHLVDTPAAVQRLVGQLEQAAIFAFDTETTAADPLRAELVGLSFSWREGEGWYVPVAPSPTGRLDDFFLQEPDGRCQFSLKRVLGPLLEDARHPKCGQNTKYDLLVMKRYGVTVRGVVHDTMVASYVLNPAQRQHNLDALCLEHFNYRKIPTQALIGSGKKQKSMRAVPVAEVAKYAGEDADFTLRLYHLFEKKLRAAGLHDLFDRIEMPLVEVLLTMEWHGVGLDVEYLAGMSRELEGMLAALMAEIYAAAGEPFNLNSPQQLGRILFERLKLPRKRRTKTGYSTDAEVLEELSQYHELPRKIIEYRELAKLKSTYVDSLPQLVNPATGRLHTSFNQTVAATGRLSSSDPNLQNIPIRTEIGRRIRRAFIAPEPGWLLLDADYSQIELRIMAHLSKDQAMIAAFRREEDIHAATASRVFNVPPAAMTPELRRRAKEINFGILYGMGAYGLSRRLGISVEEAQHFITSYFVQYPGVNEFIMGTIAEARRKGYVTTLLNRRRDLPDLNSDNPRVAETAERMAINTPIQGTAADLIKIAMINLHRRLAREGLQARMILQVHDELVFEAPEAEITPLRQIVIEEMSGAVQLDVPVKIEVGVGRNWLEAH
- a CDS encoding DUF3467 domain-containing protein, with amino-acid sequence MSNGMPQQINIELGEKEAEGIYSNLAIINHTAAEFVIDFVRYFPGTPKARVQTRIIMTPQHAKSFVRALQENLEKYESAFGEIKLFGDQKSRDFGFKPPVEAGEAAG
- a CDS encoding DUF2911 domain-containing protein is translated as MKPSLKLARAGLVFALALALAMCSKKEEPQSEAGMSAGQPAAETMAEGDRGTASARFGALQVSIDYGRPQLKGRDMLAQATDGMVWRMGMNEATEITTDADLHFGETVVPRGRYSLWMKKVRDGQWELIFNKKTGIWGHEYPAGEELAMIPMTMSTNPDSVERFTIAVLAHNDTDGTLKAMWGPSVLSVDFTASVPAAP
- a CDS encoding PfkB family carbohydrate kinase produces the protein MSLLVVGSLGLDTVETPFGKADNVIGGTAIYCGVAASYFTTVRLVGVVGEDFPQAEIDYFRQRGIDLSGLEIKPGRSFSWGGRYHHDLNMRDTLFTHLNVFESFRPTLPPQYRDTPFVFLGNIGPSLQLEVLHQLTTPPRLVSLDTMNYWIERTPEELCKVLRHVDVLLVNDSEARQLAREANLVKAARYIHDLGPKTIIIKKGEHGALMISRGQYFWAPAYPLENVFDPTGAGDTFAGGFMGYLAQAGTIEEPTLRQAVIYGSTFASFVVEDFSLRRIRNLSQEEIIRRFNEFHTMTRFTTPWE
- the argS gene encoding arginine--tRNA ligase, encoding MNRNAENYLEEIIAAALARLGWPATAIVINRPRQEGFGDFATPVAMNLAKILKKPPRALAQELQAALVFDPKIIGRVTVAGPGFLNFHFTPGYWQHVLAAVLQQREAFGRSTWAAGKKVNLEFVSANPTGPLNVVNARAASIGDVLANLLQAVGAEVVREYYINDAGQRVKALGYSISSRYMNLFGIDEPFPEDGYHGEYVRDLAVQLREEFGDRFVPLSLEERSREFTTLGLARIIAAQRRTLAEFRVHYDVWFSEQSLLASRREEEVLRLLHERGASYEKDGALWFRSSQFGDEQDRVLVKKDGEPTYFLGDIAYHMDKFRRDFNQLYDLWGPDHHGHVARMKAALVALGYPAGSFEVRIIQQVNLLRGGELVKMSKRSGNLIEMRELIDEVGVDAARFFFLMRTLDSPMDFDLDLAKKQSDENPVYYVQYAHARVCNILAYAAEQGHPLRSDGDLSRLREPEEIAVLRKLSEFPETVSKAARFLEPHRVTTFLQELAATFHHFYQNHRVVGTEADLTRARLQLVEGVRIVLANALRLLNVNAPERM